The Tripterygium wilfordii isolate XIE 37 chromosome 23, ASM1340144v1, whole genome shotgun sequence genomic sequence acttGTGGTTCGATCAATGATCCACTGGTTGAACCAGTAAATCTGATACCCAGTATTGGGCCGTTGTGTCCATTGGCTCAAGCACAAGAACAAGATAAAAGACCGTAGTCTGTCCACACTCCCCATACGCATCTGTGGACATCCATTCTTCCCCAACTTGGATTATCTGCTTCTTCCTTCTGTTCATTTCCTCTAATGATTCTCTGATTTTAAATAAAGTTTCGTCATGGATAGAGAGATGGTGAGAGGAGCAGACGGCGTTGTATGGATTGAAGGAGAGCAAGATAATTCGGATTCTTGGACCAGAAACACCGGCAACAATGGAGGAAGCAATGGGATGGAGTCTAGAGAGGAGCCAGATATTGCCTTCATAAATGGTTCCTTCTCGACCTTTAAACCCATGCTCCAGACAAATGTTGACTGGTACATGAACCCACCGCCACCACCTTCTCATCACCATGACATTCAGAGCAGCCAGGATATCGGAGAGCTCTCGTTCTATGCAAACCCATCCGCTGAAACGCTTCTATTGCAGCATTCCATGGACGACTCCTCTTCATGCTCTCCGTCGCAGCCATTCACTCTCGACCACACGCTGTCCCAGTCCTCATTCTTGACACCAAAAACTGGTTTCTCTTCTCTCCTCAACGTCCCCTTCGACAATGGCTTCGATTTCGGGTCCGAAACAGCTTTCTTCTCTCAATTTCAGCCTACCCATGTCCCGAATCTGACGGGTTTCAGCAGTCCAGACTTTCAAGCAGCCCAGCTGCACCCGGTTTCCGATGGCAGCGGAAGCGGTGGTTATGGTGTTTTCGGAGGTTTTGATAATACTCTGTCTTTTAACAGAGGAGCCAAAGCTTTGCGGCCACTGGAAGTCTCGCCTCAACCCACTTTGTTCCAAAAGCGGGCAGCTATGCGGCAGAGCTCTGATAAATTGGGAAACCTTGAGGTCTCTGGCCTGAGATATGAAGACTTGGAGAGGGAAATGAAGAGGACGAGGAGTGAAGAGGGAGAAATGGAGGATGCCAGCATGGATGTTTCTTGTTTGAATTATGATTCCGATGAACAGAAGGACGAGAGTACGAAGTGCACTTCGAATGCAAATAGGACAGTGACGGGAAATGGTGGTGATTTGAAGGGGAAGAAGAAGGGGATGCCGGCGAAGAATCTGATGGCTGAGAGGCGGCGGAGGAAAAAGCTCAACGACAGGCTCTACATGCTAAGGTCTGTAGTACCCAAGATCAGCAAGGTATTGGCTTTTATATTTTCAAGGTTTTGATTTTAGATGCTTCAAGTAAGAAATGG encodes the following:
- the LOC119993527 gene encoding transcription factor ICE1-like, with amino-acid sequence MDREMVRGADGVVWIEGEQDNSDSWTRNTGNNGGSNGMESREEPDIAFINGSFSTFKPMLQTNVDWYMNPPPPPSHHHDIQSSQDIGELSFYANPSAETLLLQHSMDDSSSCSPSQPFTLDHTLSQSSFLTPKTGFSSLLNVPFDNGFDFGSETAFFSQFQPTHVPNLTGFSSPDFQAAQLHPVSDGSGSGGYGVFGGFDNTLSFNRGAKALRPLEVSPQPTLFQKRAAMRQSSDKLGNLEVSGLRYEDLEREMKRTRSEEGEMEDASMDVSCLNYDSDEQKDESTKCTSNANRTVTGNGGDLKGKKKGMPAKNLMAERRRRKKLNDRLYMLRSVVPKISKMDRASILGDSIDYLKELLQRINDLHNELESTPPGSMLPSSTSFHPLTPTPSMLPFRVKEELCPSSLPSPKGQPTRVEVRVREGRAVNIHMFCARRPGLLLSTMRALDSLGLDIQQAVISCFNGFALDVFRAEQCRGGQDVLPEQIKAVLLDSIGFHGMM